GGGATGTTCTCCAGGAAGCGGGCCGCCTGGTTGGCGGTCATGTCGAGGACCTCGGCGATGTTCTTCCCCTTGTAGCGCACCTCGAGGGTCTCCCGGTTGTAGCGCGAGCCCTTGCACACCTCGCAGGTGACGAAGACGTCGGGGAGGAAGTGCATCTCGATCTTCAAAATGCCGTCGCCCTGGCAGGCTTCGCAGCGCCCCCCCTTGACGTTGAAGGAGAAGCGCCCCGGCTTGAAGCCGCGCACCTTGGCGTCGGGCAGGCCGGCGAAGAGGTCGCGGACGTCGGTGAAGACCCCGGTGTAGGTGGCCGGGTTGGAGCGGGGGGTGCGGCCGATGGGGGACTGGTCGATGTCGATGACCTTGTCGAGCATGTCCAGGCCGAGGATGTCGTCGACCCGGCCGGCCTTATTGCGGGAGCGGTAGAGTCTTTGGGAGAGCGCCTTGTACAGGGTGTCGAGAACGAGGGTGGACTTGCCCGAGCCGGAGACCCCGGTGACGCAGGTCATCACCCCGAGGGGGATCTTCACGTCGATCCCCCGGAGGTTGTTCTCCCGGGCCCCCCGCACCTCCAGGAAGCGTTCGCTGCGGCGCCGCTCCTGCGGGACCTCGATCGACAGCTCTCCGGTGAGGTAGCGGCCGGTGAGGGAGGCGGGGTCTTCCATGATCTGCTTCGGGGTGCCCTGGGCCACCACCCTGCCGCCCTTCAGGCCCGCCCCGGGGCCCATGTCGAGCACGTAGTCCGCCTCGAGGATCGTCTCCTCGTCGTGCTCCACCACGAGCACGGTGTTGCCAATATCCCGCAGCCGCTTCAGGGTCTCCAGCAGGCGCCGGTTGTCCCGCTGGTGCAGGCCGATGGAGGGCTCGTCGAGGATGTACAGCACCCCGACCAGCGAGGAGCCGACCTGGGTGGCGAGGCGGATGCGCTGGCCCTCCCCGCCCGAGAGGGTCCCCGCCGAGCGGCTCAGGCTCAGGTAGTCGAGCCCCACGTGGACGAGGAAAGAGAGGCGCTGGCGGATCTCCTTGAGCACCCGCCGGCCGATCTCCGCCTCCCGCTCGGCCAGCTCGAGGCCGGCGAAGAAGCCCTCGGCCTCGGTCACCGACAGAGCGCAGACCTCGCTGATGCTCTTCTCCCCGACCCGCACGCAGAGGGACTCCCGGCGCAGCCGGGCCCCGTCGCAGCTCGGGCAGGGCATCACGTTCATGAAGCGCTCGAGGTTCTCCCGCACGTTCTCCGAGTCGGTCTCCCGGTAGCGCCGCTCCAGGTTCGGGATCACCCCCTCGAAGGGCTTGGTGTAGAAATGGCGGCGCCCCCCCTGGTCGAACCAGAAGCGCACCGGCTCTTTTCCCGAGCCGTGCAGCAGGACCTTCTGCGCCTTTTCGGGCAGCTCGGCGAAGGGGGTGTTGATGTCGAACTCGTAGTGGTCCGCCAGGATCTCCAGCAGCTGGTGGTAGTAGACCCCGGTGCGCGTCTCCCAGGGGACGACGGCCCCCTCGCGCAGGGAGAGGCCGGGGTTGGGGACGACCTGGTCGGGGTCGAAGTACATGCGGGTCCCGAGCCCGGAGCAGTCCGCGCAGGCGCCGTAGGGGCTGTTGAAGGAAAACATGCGCGGCGCGATCTCCGGGTAGGAGACCCCGCACTCGATGCAGGCGTGCTGCTCTGAAAAGAGCCGGCTCTCGCCGCCGACCTCCTCCACCCGGACGAGGCCCTCGGCCAGGCCCAGGGCGGTCTCCAGGGAGTCGGCGAGGCGGCCCGCGATCCCCTCCTTGACCACGACCCGGTCGACCACCACCTCGACCGTGTGCTTCTTCTTCTTGTCCAGCGCGATCGGCTCGGACAACTCGCGCATCTCGCCGTCGATGCGCACCCGCACATAGCCGTCGGCCTGCAGCTGCTTCAGCTCCTTGCGGTACTCCCCCTTGCGCCCGCGCACGACCGGCGCGAGGATAAGCAGGCGGGTCTTCTCGGGCATCTCCAGGATGCGGTCGGTCATCTGCTCAACGGTCTGGGAGGAGATCTCCTTGCCGCACTTGTGGCAGTGGACCCGGCCGACCCGGGCGAAGAGCAGGCGCAGGTAATCGTAGATTTCGGTGACCGTGCCGACGGTGGAGCGGGGGTTCTTGCTGGTGGTCTTCTGCTCGATGGAGATGGCCGGGGAGAGGCCCTCGATTGAGTCCACGTCGGGCTTTTCCATCTGCGACAGGAACTGGCGGGCGTAGGCGGAGAGGCTCTCCACGTAGCGCCGCTGGCCCTCGGCGTAGATCGTGTCGAAGGCCAGGGTGCTCTTGCCCGAACCGGAGACCCCGGTGATCACCACCAGCTTCTCCCGGGGGATCTCGACGTCGATCCCCTTCAGGTTGTGCTCGCGGGCGCCCTTGATGACGATTTTATCGGCCATTGGCAAATCCGTGACTCGTGAACCGTGATCGGTTATCCGGGGAAAGGAAAAAAAGACTCAAAAGATTCCAAAGGCGCCTCACGCAAAGGCCGCATAGGACGCGAAGGCCCCCCCGTGTCTCCGCGCCCCTGTGGCTAGAGGTTCTCCGCCATCCGCTCCGCGGTGCGGACCGCCGCCACCAGGCTCTTCTCGCTGGCCTCGCCGCTGCCGGCGATGTCGTAGGCGGTGCCGTGGTCGACGGAGGTGCGCACGATGGGCAGGCCGAGGGTGACGTTGACCCCGTCCTCGAAGTGGAGGAGCTTGAGGGGGATCAGCCCCTGGTCGTGGTACATGCAGACGACGGCGTCGTAGGCGCCGGCGGCGGCGAAGTGGAACAGGGTGTCGGCGCTGTGCGGCCCGCCGGCGTCGATCCCCTCGGCCCGGGCGGCCTCGATGGCCGGGACGATGAGGCGCTCCTCCTCGTCGCCAAAGTGCCCCCCCTCGCCGGCGTGGGGATTGAGGGCCAGCACCGCGATGCGCGGCCGTTCCAGGCCGTAGAAGCGCCGGAAAGAGGCGTCGGTGATACGGACCGTCTCCAGGATCTCCGCCGTGCTCAGCGCCTCCGGAACGTCCCGCAGGCCGATGTGGGTCGTCACCAGGCAGACCTTGAGGCGCTCGCCGCCGAGCATCATGACCACCTTCTCCACGCCGCAGCGGGCGGCGAGCAGCTCGGTGTGGCCGGGAAAGTCGCAGCCGGCCGCCTTGACCGCCGCCTTGTTGATCGGCGCGGTGACCATCGCCGCGGCCTCGCCGGAGAGGCAGCGGGCGCAGGCCCACTCGATGTAGTCGAGCATGGCCCGGCCGCAGGCATTATCGGGGCGGCCGTAACGCAGCTCCTGCGCGGGCAGGTCGGACAGAGCCCGCACGGCGAGGGTCCGCCCGCCGTGGTGCAGGCGATGGGTGGCCAGCCCCGCGGCGGGAAAGACCTCCGCGTCCGCCCCGAGAACCGCGGCCGCCCGAACCATCACGCCGACGTCGCCGGCCACCAGCAGCGGCCGGGAGAGGCCGTCCAGCTCACCGGAAAAAAGAGCCTTGAGGATGATCTCGGGGCCGACCCCGGTGGGGTCGCCCATGGTGATGATGAACGGATGATTCACGGTGTCTCCTCCCGAATCACACAATAGTTCAATATAGTTCATCGTGTCCGCCGGAGACAACGGAAAATGAAAGATCCCCCCTTGGCCTCTCGGCAGGGGTGAAAAGGGACGGGAGGTGTCGTGCCGTTCGGTGGAAGGGTGGGCCTAGAAGCGCCGGTCGAAGCCGTCCGCGGCCGCGGCCGCCGGGAGGGGGCGGCTGAAGAGGAAACCCTGGGCCATTGCGCAGCCCCGCTCCTGAAGAAAGCGCTTCTGCTCCTCCGTTTCCACCCCCTCGGCGACGACCTCCAGATTCATGCTCTGGGCCAGGGCGATGACCGAGGCGGCGATGGCGGCATCGTCGGGATCGGTGGTGATGTCGCGCACGAAGGAGCGGTCGATCTTGAGCTTGGAGATGGGAAAGCGCTTCAGGTAGCTGAGGGAGGAGTAGCCGGTGCCGAAGTCGTCGATGGCGAGGTGCACCCCTCGCCCCTTGAGGTCGTTCAGGGTGCCGATGGTCGCCGCGACGTCCTTCATGACAATGCTTTCGGTGATCTCCAGCTCCAGCCAGCGGGGGTCGAGTCCCGTCTCCTCCAGCACCCGGTCGACCAGGGCGACAAAACCGGGCTTTTTGAACTGGCGACCGGAAATGTTGACCGCCATCCGCAGGGGCGGGTTGCCCCCCTTCTGCCAGGCCCTGTTCTGGGTACAGGCCCTTTGCAGGACCCACTGGCCGATGGGGACGATCAGCCCGGTCTCCTCGGCCAGGGGGATGAAGTCGGCGGGAGAGACCATGCCCCGTTCCGGGTGGTGCCAGCGCAGCAGGGCCTCCATGCCGACGATCCGGCCGGTCTCCAGGTCGACCTGGGGCTGGTAGTAGAGTTCGAACTGCTCCTGCTCCAGGGCCCGGCGCAGGTCGCCTTCGAGAAGAAGCAGCTCCTGGGATCGGGCGTTCATGTCGGGCGAGTAGAATTTGAAATTGTCACGCCCCTGATCCTTGGCCTGGTACATGGCGACGTCGGCGCACTTCATGAGGCTTTCCACGTCCTGGCCGTGGTCGGGAAAGAGGCTGATGCCGATGCTGGTGGTGACGTAGAGCTGGTAATTGCCGACCGGGATATCCTGTTCCAGGCTGCGGAGGATTCTCCGGGCCACCGCTGCCACCGGGCAGAGGCCCTCGAACTCCTCCAGGACCACCAGGAACTCGTCCCCCCCCAGCCTGGCCACGGTATCGGTCTCGCGCACGCACTCCTGCAGCCGCCTGGCCACCTGCTGCAGCAACCGGTCGCCGATCTCGTGCCCCAGGGAGTCGTTGATATTCTTGAAGCGGTCGAGGTCGAGAAAGAGGAGCGCCACCTGGTTTGTCGAGCGGCGCGCCTTGGCCATCGCCTGGCCGAGACGGTCCTGGAAGAGGAGGCGGTTGGGGAGGTCGGTCAGGGGATCGTGGTAGGCGAGGTACTCGAGCCGCTTTTCGTTCTCGCTCAGTTTCTCCTCGACCTGGAGCCGATCGGTGATCTCCCGGGAAGCTTCGATGATCCCTTTCAGGGTGCCGTCCTCGTTCCACAGGGGCGAGGCGGAGAGCTCGAAGATGCGTCTTTCGCCGTCGCCGACGTGGTGCTGATGGAGCGCCCTGGCCGGCTCCCCTGTCCTGCGCACTTCGTCGAGGAGGCAGGGATGCTCGGAGCGATGGGAAACCTGGTGGCACTTCAACCCTTCGCCCGGTCCCACCGAGGCGGAAGCCATGGCCCGGGCCGCCCGGTTCATCATCAGGACGTCATGGTCCAGCCCGATGACCATGATCGGGTCGACCACCCCGTCGATGACCGACTGCAGAAAGGCACGCTCCCGGCGGAGTTCCGAAAAGAGCTGGGCGTTCAGCAGCGCCTGGGCCAGGCGCGGAACCATGAGAACCAGGAGCTGGCGGACGTCTTCGGGGATCCCGTCCACCTCCGTGGAACCGCAGTTGAGGGTGCCGAGACACCGGTTCTCGACGTTCAGGGGGAGCAGAAAATCCGATTTCAGCCCCGCCTCGAGCAGCTTGCGGTCAACGGCGAAGATCTTCTCCTCTCTGGCGATATCGGGCCGGTAACGAAGGGCCCGTTCCCGAATCACCTCCCAGAGGACCGTATCCCCTGCCGGGATCAGGTGCCCCTTCGGCATCTCCCCCAGGTCGGAACTGGCGTCGTAAATCCGCAATGCCTGGCGGGTTCCGTCCTGCAGGGCGATGGACACCCTCGGAATCCGCAGCCGCTCGGCAACAAAAACGATGGCCTGAGAGGCAACGCGACCCAGGTCCAGGTGGGAGATCTCGTTTTCAAAGTCGGCCAGGTTCTGCAAAACCCGTGCTTTGCCGCTCAGCTGCCGCTCGGCCTCGTTGCGGGCGGTGACGTCGCGGCTTATGGCGACCGCCCCTTCGGTTTTTCCGTCGGAGCCCTGCAGGGGAGAGTACGTCACCTGGAGATGCCGCTCCCCGAGACCGGGAAAGGCCCGGGCGATCTCGAACTGCACCGTCTCCCCCCCCAGGCACCGTTCGAGCCGGGGCCCGATGTCGGCCGCATAGAGTTCCTCGCCGAGGATTTCCTCAACCGGGCGGCCGAGAACCTCGCTCCGCTTCTGGCCGTAGTATTCGAGATAGGCACTGTTGACGACCTGGTAGGTGTGCCGGGGGCTGACCACCGCGATCAGATCCCGGGAACTCTCGACCGCCTTCTGGTAGTCGCGCAGAAAATCGGTCTTCTCGGCCACCTGCGCCTCGAGCAGGGCGTTGCTGGAGCGCAAGCGGTCCTCGGCCCGCTTGATCCGCAGCATGGTCTTGAGCCGGGCGGCCAGTTCGACGTTGTCGATCGGCCGGGAGATGAAGTCGTCGGCACCCGCCTCGAGCCCCTGGGCCCGGAGCTCGGAGGTGGAGCGGTGGGCGGTGAGGAGGATCACCGGCACCGTGGACGTTTCCGCGCCCCCCTTGAGCCGCCGGCACAGCTCGATGCCGTCCATCTCCGGCATCTGCATGTCGAGCAGGGCGCCGTCGAGGGGATGGCGGCCAGCCAGGCTCAAACCTTCCCGGGCGCCGCTGGCGGTCAACACCCGGCACGCGGGCAGCTCCTGGCCGATCACCTGCTGCAGAACGAACAGGTTGTCCGGGTTGTCATCGACCAGCAGCAGGGTGGGGGAATATTCAGCCGTCATGGTAATTGCCGGTCATGGGGTGGAGAGGCGCATCGAAACGGCGGTTCCCGGCGTCCGGGGCCTCAGGCAGCCTCTCGAGGGGCAGGGAGAAGATCGCCCGGGTTCCCTCCCCCGGCCCGCTCTCCAGCCAGATCCTCCCCCCGTGGGCCTCGACGATGCTCCTGGCGACGGTCAGCCCGAGGCCGAGCCCCCCGACCGCGGTGCTCGAGGCGTCGGCCCGGTAGAACTTGTCAAAGGCCCGATCGGCCTGCTCCGGGCTCATCCCGATCCCCTCGTCCTCGATCGAAACGCGGTACGCATCGCCCGCCGCCGCCCCCACGATCCGGACCTGGCCGGCGCCGGGGGAGTACTTGACCGCGTTGTCCAGGAGACTCTCCAGGACCTGCACCATCTTTTGCCGGTCCACCTCGAGCCTCCGATCCGCCTCCGGAAGGGAGATTTCCAGCTTTTTGCCGCAGAGCTGCGGGCGGAAACCTTCGACCGCTGCGGCAATAGTCTCGCCAATGGAACAGGGGGCCTTCTCGAGTGGGATCTGGCGGCCGGTTTCGATGCGCCCCACGTCGAGAAGTTCATCGACGATCCTCTCCAGGGCCTCGGTCTTCTCGAAAATGACCTCCAGAAATTCCCGCTGCTGTTGAGCGTCGAAGTCTTCGCCGCTCAGCAGCAGCTCGGCAAAGCCCATGACGGCGGTCAGGGGGGTGCGCAGCTCGTGGGCGGCGGTGGAGAGAAACTCTCGCTTGATCCGCTCGATCTCCCGCTCCCGGGTCATGTCCCGGAGGATGGTGATCGTCCCCCCCCGCTCCCCCGGCCCTTCGGCTGAAACAAAGGTCCGCACCTGGATGGTCCGAAGCGTCCCGGAACCGGGATCGGCCCATTCCATGTCCTCGGAGACCCGGCTTTTTGCATCGGCCAGAACGACGGAGAAATGATCCCGAAGGGGCCGAAAAAAGATGGCCTTGTCAACGGGCTGCATGAAGGCCGCCTCCAGGCGCAGGTCGAGGAGATCTTCCGCAAATCGGTTCATGAGGATAATGCGGTTGTCCCCGTCGGTGACGATAATGCCGTCCGCCACCGATTTGAGGAGGGCGTCGATGCGGCCCCTGGCCGCCTCGGTCTCGAGCAGGGCTTTCGTCTTCCCCTCTTCGGCCTCCCTTCGGGCGGTGATGTCCTGGCCGATGGAAACGACGCCCATGGGGCCCCCGGTGTCATCGAGGAGAACCCGGCAGTTCCAGGCGATTATCTTGATCGCCCCGTCTTTGCATCTTATGGGGGTTTCGAACCCTTCCACAGTGCCACCGTTGCGGAGGAGAGCGCCCAGCTTTTCCTGGAGTTCGCTTCGATAGGTCTCATCGGGATAGAGCAGGCCCCAGATGTGGGATCCGCCGACGACCTCCTCCGAGAGGTAACCACTGATATTCTCGGCGGCCTTGTTCCAGATCGCCACATGACCGTCCTCGTCCAGAACGTCCATCCAGATATGGGCATTGTCGACAATACCCTTCTGGAACTGACTCAAGCGATGGATCTTCTTCTCGGCGGCCCGGTGCTCGGTCACGTCCCGGATCACCGCGACGACGCCCTCGACCCGCCCCCCTTCGCCCCGCATGGGGGTGGAACGGACCTGCTGCTGCCTGGTCCCCCGCTGCGGGTAGTCGAGGAGCAGGTCGAACTCGACCGTTTCCCCGGCCAGGGTGCGGTCGAGGCGGGGGCGAAGGGTCGCTTCGAAGGCCTCCGCGCCCAGCACTTCCGAAACCGGCCGCCCCAGGACCTGCTCCCTTTGAAGGCCGTTGTAGTCGAGGGCCGCCTGGTTGAAAAGGAGGAATTCGTAGCGGGGGCTAACAACCGTAACCAGGTCATTGGTGCTCTCGACCGCCTTCTCGTAGAGACGCAGGGCGGCCGTCTTCTCGGCCACCCGCCTCTCCAGGCCGGCATTGGCCCTGCGCAGCTGCTCCTCGGCCCGCCTGACCCGGAGCATGACCTTGATCCGGGCGACCAGTTCGAGGTTGTCGATGGGGCGGGAGATGAAGTCGTCGGCCCCCGCCTCCAGCCCCCTGGCCTTGAGCTCGGAGCTGGCGCGGTTGGCGGTGATGAGGACCACGGGCATGCTCGCCGTCGCCGGCTCGGCCTTGAGCCGGCGACACATCTCGATGCCGTCCATCCCCGGCATCTGCACGTCGAGCAGGGCCCCGTCGAGGGAGACCGATGCGGCCAGGGCCAGCCCCTCGCCGCCGGAAGCGGCCGTGATCACCCGGCAGCCCGGAAGGTGCCGCGCGATCACCTGCTCCAGGACAAAGAGGTTGTCCGGGGTGTCATCCACCACCAGGAGGGTCTGTTCGTCGCCGATGATAGCCATCTACCCTCCTTCCGCCGGCAGGGGCGCCCATCTGTCAAGGATGCTCTCCAGGGCGTCCCGCTCCAGGGGCTTGGAAAGGTAGTCATCACAGCCGGCGGCCAGCAGAGTTTCCCGGTCGCCGCGCATCGCCCGGGCGGTCAACGCAACGACGGGGATTCCCTTCAGGGCCGGGTCGGACTTGATTCTCCGGGTGGCATCGATGCCGTTGAGCCCGGGGAGGTGAATGTCCATGAGGATCAGGGACGGGGCGACCTCCCTCGCCATCTCGAGGGCCCGGGCGCCATCGGGGGTGGAGGTGCAGACCCGGCCCATCTCCCGGAGAATCGCCTCCACGGTCAAGCGGTTGTCCGGGTTGTCCTCCACCACCAGGACCGGTCCCCGCCCCCCTCCTGCGGGCCGGGACGGGTCGACGGCCGGCGGCTCGGCCGGGGTCTGCTCCCTCGATTCTCTCAGGGTCTCCTTCACACGCGCGATGAGCTGCTCCCGGTCGAGGCTTCCCTTCTGGATGAGCTGCTGGACATTGTTGTGACTCAGGCGGGCCCGGTCCTCCGCGGTGAGTTCCTTGGCGGTGAGGACCAGCACCGGCAGGGTGGCGGTCCGCGGGGTGGAGCGGACCCGCTCCAGCACCTCGAACCCGTCCACGCCGGGCATCATCAGGTCGAGGACGATCAGGTCGGGCACGTCCGTGCGGACCAGCGCCAGGCCCTCCTCTCCCCCGGCGGCGGCCTTGACCGCATACCCCGCCTCCTCAAGGACCGAGCGGATCTGCAGGGTCGCCACGGGGTTGTCCTCCACCACAAGGACCAGGGGCTTCTCCCTGCCGGGCCCTGACGGCCCGGGAGAAAGAAGCCCGGCTGCGGGGATCTTTTCCTGTGCAGGGGAGAGCGCCCGGGCCGGTTCCGGGCGGACCGATCCTTCGGACCTGACAGAGGATGCTTCGGGGATCGGAAGCGAGAGAGTGAAGAGGCTCCCCTGCCCCACCTCGCTCCGGACCGCGATGTCCCCCCCGAGCAGCCGGGCCAGCTTGCGGCAGATGGCCAGGCCCAGCCCCGTCCCCTCGTGCCTGCGGGTGGTCGAGCCGTCCACCTGCCGGAACTCGTCGAAGATGTGCTCCAGGTCGGCCGGGGAGATTCCCGTCCCGGTATCCCGCACCAGGAAGGAAACCCGGCCGGCGGCGGCCGAAACCCGGACGCTCACCTCGCCCCGCTCGGTGAACTTCACCGCGTTGGACAACAGGTTCAACAGGATCTGCCGCACCCGGTCCTGGTCCGAGCGAATCAGGGAGAGGTCGCCCGTTTCCAGCGTCAGCTCCAGGCCCTTTTTCGCGCAGAGGGGGCGCACCGTTTCGGCCACATCGAGAACGACCTGGCGGGGTTCGAACTCGGACAGGAGAAGGTCCATCCGGCCGGCTTCGATTTTGGAGAGGTCGAGGATATCGTTGATCAGGTTCAGCAGGTGGCGGCCGTTGCGCTCGATGACCTGCAGGAACTCGGTCTCCTGCTCGGGGGAGGTCCCCACCCCGCGGCTTAGCATCAGCTGCGAGAGGGCCAGGACGCTGTTGAGCGGGGTGCGCAACTCGTGGCTCATGTTGGAGAGGAATTCGGTCTTGAGCCGGTCGGCCTCCTCGACCCGGGCGCGCTGGGCCTCCATTTCGACCGCCTGACTCGTCAGCTCTTCGGCCTGGCCCTGAAGCTCTTCGGCCTGGCTCTGCAACTCCTCGTTCATGGTGGCCAGTTCCTCGTTCTTCTCCTGCAGGTCACTGGCCAGCTTCTCCGTCTCGGCGTGAACAAGGGCGTTGCTGACGGCGGTGGCCAGCTGGGGCCGGGTCATCTCCACGACCTCCAGCTGCTCGGCGGTCACCGGGTAGAGGCTGGCCAGGGCCACCACCCCGATGGACCGGCCCTGGAAAACGAGGGGGATGTTGACGATGCAGTTGGGCAGACCCTCGCCCGCCACGGTGGTGACGGTAAAACGGGTCCCCGGGGGGATCTCCCGCAGCACTTCGACCGTCTGGCGCTGCGCGGCGAGCCCCGGGCCCTGGCCCATGGCGATCTCGGCGGGCAGGCCGGTGCCAGGGGCCAGCCCCTTGGCCTTCGCCAGCCGCAGGGTGTCGGGGGTCCCGGCGTCGCGGAGGTATACGGCCCCGACCTGGCTGCGGGTCGCGTCCATGACCTTGTCCAGCCCCTGTTCCAGAAGCGCGTCGAGGGTGGCGACCGAGGCGAGGACCGAGGCCACAGTCAGGGCGCCCTGCTGCACCCTTTGCCGGGCCTCCAGGGACTCGGCGGCCTCCTGCAGCTGCCCGCTCCGCTGCTCCAGGCCGCCCATGGTCTCCTGAAGGGTGCCGGCCATGGCGTCGAAGGCTTCGGAGAGGACCCCGATCTCGTCCCTGCGTTTCAGTCCGCAGCGGATGGAGAGGTCCCCTTTCGCCAGCCCCCCCGCCGCATTGGCCAGGACCTCGAGAGGCAGAACAAGGTTCCCCGCCATGAAGATGGTGACGATGACGACCAGGATGATGCCGAGCAGGACCAGGGTCATCGAGTGGATGATGTCTTCCTGCAGGGGTGCGAAAAGCTCTTCCCGGTCGATCTTGACGACCATCCCCCAGCCCCAGTCGGTACCGACCGGGATATGGCGGTATGCGGCCAGCACCTCGACTCCCCGGTAGTCCTTGGCCTCGATGACCCCGTCCTCCCCCCGGGCCGCCCGCACCGCCGGCTCGGCATCGATACGATGGGCCAGGGGCCTGGCGGAACTTCCGTCGGGCAGGTGGTACTTGAGAGCGGTGACGACACGGCGCTTCCCGTCGACCAGCAGGGCCTCGCCGCTCTCACCCAGCCCGTCGCCGGTGTGGAGCATGGCGGTCAGGCTGGCGTCGATTTCAGCCTCCAGCACGACCACGGCCCCGGCCGTCCCCCCCGGGGCCGTGACCACGTGGCTGAAACAGAGGTCGGAGCAAAGGTCGTCGCCGCCGGGATCGAGGTGGGGGGCCCCCAGGTAATCGTCCCCGGAGCGAAGGGCCCCGGCAAACTCGGCCGAGGAGGCGATGTTCTCCCCGAGCCGGGCGGGATCGGTGGAGAAAAGAAGGGTTCCGCTTTGCGCGTCGGCGATCTCGATGGAGGCGTAGTCGCCCCGCTCCGTCTTGACGCTCTGCAGATACCTGTCGAGAAACGCGTAGCCCGTCGACCCGGTCGCCTGGCGCCACAGCTCCGCTCCCGTCTCTCCGGC
This genomic window from Desulfuromonas sp. contains:
- a CDS encoding response regulator — encoded protein: MAVKKDPRRAGESLGLAHSLQTRMIAGFSLLFVLIFCGVQYASIFGIPFADYQGRMGSRKAEAAKKLELIADTKKGRLQQWIKARRADTHIIAKNELVEEHVARLQERVKALRAAGETGAELWRQATGSTGYAFLDRYLQSVKTERGDYASIEIADAQSGTLLFSTDPARLGENIASSAEFAGALRSGDDYLGAPHLDPGGDDLCSDLCFSHVVTAPGGTAGAVVVLEAEIDASLTAMLHTGDGLGESGEALLVDGKRRVVTALKYHLPDGSSARPLAHRIDAEPAVRAARGEDGVIEAKDYRGVEVLAAYRHIPVGTDWGWGMVVKIDREELFAPLQEDIIHSMTLVLLGIILVVIVTIFMAGNLVLPLEVLANAAGGLAKGDLSIRCGLKRRDEIGVLSEAFDAMAGTLQETMGGLEQRSGQLQEAAESLEARQRVQQGALTVASVLASVATLDALLEQGLDKVMDATRSQVGAVYLRDAGTPDTLRLAKAKGLAPGTGLPAEIAMGQGPGLAAQRQTVEVLREIPPGTRFTVTTVAGEGLPNCIVNIPLVFQGRSIGVVALASLYPVTAEQLEVVEMTRPQLATAVSNALVHAETEKLASDLQEKNEELATMNEELQSQAEELQGQAEELTSQAVEMEAQRARVEEADRLKTEFLSNMSHELRTPLNSVLALSQLMLSRGVGTSPEQETEFLQVIERNGRHLLNLINDILDLSKIEAGRMDLLLSEFEPRQVVLDVAETVRPLCAKKGLELTLETGDLSLIRSDQDRVRQILLNLLSNAVKFTERGEVSVRVSAAAGRVSFLVRDTGTGISPADLEHIFDEFRQVDGSTTRRHEGTGLGLAICRKLARLLGGDIAVRSEVGQGSLFTLSLPIPEASSVRSEGSVRPEPARALSPAQEKIPAAGLLSPGPSGPGREKPLVLVVEDNPVATLQIRSVLEEAGYAVKAAAGGEEGLALVRTDVPDLIVLDLMMPGVDGFEVLERVRSTPRTATLPVLVLTAKELTAEDRARLSHNNVQQLIQKGSLDREQLIARVKETLRESREQTPAEPPAVDPSRPAGGGRGPVLVVEDNPDNRLTVEAILREMGRVCTSTPDGARALEMAREVAPSLILMDIHLPGLNGIDATRRIKSDPALKGIPVVALTARAMRGDRETLLAAGCDDYLSKPLERDALESILDRWAPLPAEGG